The following are from one region of the Oncorhynchus masou masou isolate Uvic2021 chromosome 24, UVic_Omas_1.1, whole genome shotgun sequence genome:
- the LOC135512917 gene encoding lactosylceramide 1,3-N-acetyl-beta-D-glucosaminyltransferase A-like codes for MFMNFRRIRRCQCVQLVTTGFVLSVLMVCWVQLDHHMENRYLVNSFDFINKSFGISQQESESLSNFLYLINHHDKCNSNDVLLLLFVKSSPENLERRQAIRATWGNENYIQKELGANVRVLFALGVYSNPQQRGSVQRGLLGEDQVYGDLVQQDFVDTFHNLTIKLLLQFRWRHTYCNKARFLMSADDDIFVHMPNLVHYLQGLIQQGARDLWVGHVHRGAPPIRQKDSKYHVPYEMYQWPSYPDYTAGAGYVVSRDVAAKIYQATLFLNASLYIDDVFMGICANAMGVSPQEHVYFSGEGKAPYHPCIYDKMITSHGHVADVRHLWKAAMDPQIHDISSGQVGKLYCTAVKIMLLCKPYYLNTYPCKAAFS; via the coding sequence ATGTTTATGAATTTCAGAAGGATCAGAAGATGTCAATGTGTGCAGCTGGTGACGACAGGCTTTGTCCTGTCTGTGTTGATGGTGTGCTGGGTGCAGCTGGACCACCATATGGAGAACCGTTACTTGGTCAACAGCTTTGACTTCATCAACAAGAGCTTTGGCATCAGCCAGCAGGAGTCGGAAAGCCTGAGCAACTTCCTGTACCTCATCAACCACCATGACAAGTGTAACAGCAAtgatgtgctgctgctgctgtttgtCAAATCTTCCCCAGAGAACCTGGAGAGGAGGCAGGCCATCCGGGCCACCTGGGGGAATGAGAACTACATCCAAAAGGAGCTGGGGGCCAACGTGAGGGTGCTGTTTGCCCTGGGGGTCTACTCCAACCCCCAGCAGAGGGGCAGTGTGCAGAGAGGGCTGCTGGGGGAGGACCAGGTCTATGGGGACCTGGTCCAGCAGGACTTTGTGGACACCTTTCACAACCTCACCATCAAACTGCTACTGCAGTTCCGCTGGAGACACACCTACTGCAACAAAGCACGCTTCCTCATGTCAGCCGACGACGACATCTTTGTCCACATGCCCAACCTGGTGCACTACCTGCAAGGCCTGATCCAGCAGGGGGCCCGGGACCTCTGGGTGGGCCACGTGCACAGGGGAGCCCCCCCTATCCGCCAGAAGGACAGCAAGTACCACGTGCCTTATGAGATGTACCAGTGGCCCTCCTACCCAGACTACACCGCTGGGGCAGGGTACGTAGTCTCAAGGGATGTGGCTGCCAAAATCTACCAGGCAACTCTGTTCCTCAATGCCTCGCTGTACATTGACGATGTGTTCATGGGCATCTGTGCCAACGCCATGGGGGTGTCTCCCCAGGAACATGTTTACTTTTCAGGGGAAGGGAAGGCCCCCTATCACCCCTGTATCTACGATAAGATGATCACCTCTCACGGACATGTAGCAGACGTCCGGCACCTGTGGAAGGCAGCTATGGACCCACAGATTCATGACATTTCCTCTGGCCAGGTGGGAAAGCTGTACTGCACAGCAGTGAAAATCATGCTCCTCTGTAAACCTTACTATTTAAATACCTACCCATGCAAGGCAGCCTTTTCATAG